CCGGAGGGGGTGTCCGCGCCGCCGCCGGGCGGCTCAGACCAGGGTGTTGCCGGAGTCAGCATCGAAGAAATGCGCCGCCCCCATGTCCGCGTCCAGCGCGTACGGCGCGCCGACGTCGGGTTCCCGGTCCAGATGGACCCGTGCATTGAGGGCGACGCCCTTTGCGTTGAGATACAGGTTGATTTCCGAGCCCATCGGCTCGACCACCTCCACCACTGCCCGGATGACCGCGCCGGGTCGCTCCTGTCCGGGCGCGACCGTGCGCAGATGCTCCGGCCGGAGGCCGAGAATCACCGGCCGCCCCGCGAGGCCCCGCAGCCGGTCCCCCATTTCCGGCGGCACGGCCAGGCGGATGTCCCCGTTGGTGAAAACCGGCGCGCCGTCCTCCGATTCCAGCCGGCCGGGGATCATGTTCATGGGCGGGCTGCCGATAAAACCCGCAACGAAGCGGTTGACCGGGCGGTGGTACAGCTCCAGCGGCGGGGCCACCTGCTGGATCACCCCGTCCAACATGACCACGATCCGGTCGCCCATGGTCATCGCCTCCACCTGGTCGTGGGTGACATAGACCATGGTGGCGCCCAGGCGGTGGTGAAGTTTCGAGATTTCGGCGCGCATCTGCACCCGCAGCTTGGCGTCGAGGTTGGAGAGCGGCTCGTCGAACAGGAAAACCTTGGGCTGGCGCACAATGGCGCGCCCCACGGCCACCCGCTGGCGCTGGCCGCCCGAAAGCGCCTTGGGACGCCGGTCCAGCAGCTCCGAGAGGCCCAGAATCTCGGCCGCCCCGCGCACCCGCCGGTCTATCTCCGCCCGGGGGCACTTGCGCAGCATGAGCCCGAAG
This DNA window, taken from Candidatus Hydrogenedentota bacterium, encodes the following:
- the ugpC gene encoding sn-glycerol-3-phosphate ABC transporter ATP-binding protein UgpC; amino-acid sequence: MARVELRNLCKTYPGGVQAVWDVSLTVEDREFVVLVGPSGCGKSTTLRMIAGLEEADSGDILIGDRVVNEVAPKDRDIAMVFQNYALYPHMTVYKNMAFGLMLRKCPRAEIDRRVRGAAEILGLSELLDRRPKALSGGQRQRVAVGRAIVRQPKVFLFDEPLSNLDAKLRVQMRAEISKLHHRLGATMVYVTHDQVEAMTMGDRIVVMLDGVIQQVAPPLELYHRPVNRFVAGFIGSPPMNMIPGRLESEDGAPVFTNGDIRLAVPPEMGDRLRGLAGRPVILGLRPEHLRTVAPGQERPGAVIRAVVEVVEPMGSEINLYLNAKGVALNARVHLDREPDVGAPYALDADMGAAHFFDADSGNTLV